The segment CACACAAATGCTTGAAGAGTGCGATATCCACGTCGACTTCGAACCCAGCCATCCGAAGATGGGTCACCTGGTGATTGAATCCGCTGCCCGCTGCGAAGCGATGGTGGCGTCGAAGCGTCGGTTATTCGCAAGTTCACCTGCTTACCGGAGCAAACCGATGAATCACCCGTCCGACAATAGCCTATTCATGCGAGCCTGTCGCGGCGAATCAACCGAGCGGACGCCGGTCTGGTTGATGCGACAAGCGGGACGCTACATGGCCGAGTACCGTGAAGTTCGCGCAAAACAATCCTTCCTAGAACTATGTGCCAATCCGACCCTTTGCAGCGAGATCATGTGCACGGCGGTTGACCGACTGAAAGTCGACGCTGCAATCATTTTCTCGGACCTGCTGCCAATTTTGGTACCAATGGGATTCGACCTAGAATTTGTCGCTGGCGATGGCCCGGTGATTCACAACCCAGTTCGCGAAGCCTCGGATCTGGCACGCGTCAAAGGTCTCGACGATCCCCAGTCGCTGGACTTTGTCTACGAAACCGTCCGTCAAACGCGGGCCGATTTGCCGGAATCGATTCCGTTGATCGGATTCGCCGGCGCGCCATTCACCTTGGCCAGCTACGCTATCGAAGGCGGCGGCAGTCGCCAGTACACCAACACCAAGAAACTGATGCGCACCGACATTGGCGCGTGGAATGCGTTGATGGAAAAACTGTCCGCCGCGATCACGGTTTACTTGAACCATCAGATCGACGCCGGTGCCCAATGTGTGCAGTTGTTCGATAGTTGGGCCGGATGCTTGTCCGCCGCGGACTACGTCGAATTCGTGCTGCCCTGGATGAAACAGATCATCGCTGGCATCTCGCCCGGTGTTCCGCTGATCAACTTTGCAACCGGCAACCCTGAACTACAACCACTGCTTCGCGGCGACCGTCGCACGGTCGTCGGCGTCGACTGGCGAATCGGTCTGGACACCGCCTGGCAACGGATCGGGCACGACTGCAGCGTCCAAGGGAACATGGACCCATCAGTGTTGCTGGCCAATCCCGATGTCATCCGGGCTCAAGTCGCGAAGGTGCTTCAGCAGGCCGACAATCGACCGGGACACATTTTCAATCTCGGTCACGGTGTCTTGAAAGAAACACCGGTCGAGCACGCGATCGCCTGCGTCGAAGCCGTTAAAGAACTGTCACGCCGCGAGCCACCCAAGTCGTGAACAAGTCACTGACCGTCTGTCCGTTTTGTCCACTGCATTGCGATGACATCGTGCTTGATTCGCAGAACCTGACGAATGGGCAATGCGAGATCGCGGACAAACACTTCGCCGCTGCGCAGGTCGGTTCGGTGCAGGTCGGTTCGGTGCAGGTCGGTTCGGTGCAGGTCGGTTCGGTGCAGGTCGGTTCGGTGCAGGTCGGTTCGGTGCAGGCAAGAATCGGCGACCAAGCGGCGTCTCGCGCCGATGTCGAGGCGATCCGAGACCAACTGATTGCCAAAGCTGACAAGACGACCGTCGCCGTATCAGCTACGTCCCTATCGCAGTCGCGATGGCTGGCCGGATTGCTGCGGGACGGACGCATTGAATTGACCGTCGACCAAACGCCGACGATGGCAGCGATGCGAAGCACGATCGCGCGAGACGGAAACATTTCGGCGACACTCGGTGATGTCAAGAAACATGCCGACGTTGTCTGGGCGATTGGCTCGCCCGAAACGGAAATGCCGCGAATTTGGGAACGGCTTGAATGCGAGCCTGTTTCGGACGCAACCGTTGGCGCAAACGAGCTTGCCGATCGCATCTTTGCCGTTCGAAACAACTCTACTTCAATTGGTCCTGACGCCCAATCGATCGCGTCGGCAAAGTACTTGGCAATCGTGATTGGATCGAGCGCATTCTTACCGGGCGAAGAAATCGCAACAGCAGAACTGCTTGTGAAGTGGGTGATCGACCGGAATCGCGAAACGAAGTCTGGATCGCAGCGTGCAGTATTGCTTGCGATCGATCCGGCAGCGACACTGCGATCAGTCGTCGGCTGGCAAACGAATGAGCGGCTCAAACCGACTTCGGGGCCTGTGGACCTGCGCATCGGCGACGCGAACTCGGCGACTTATCCGGCCAAGCTGCAAATCGGCGGCATCGATCCGGGCACTGAACTCGCTGAATCATATGTTGTCGCGCCGATCCCTGGAATCGACTTTGACGATGCCGTCATTCGTGGCGACGGAACGGTAACTTTGCCGCTCGAAGCCGTTGGTAAACAGCAACGCTAAGACTTTAACGCCGAATTTACTTCCCGTTTTCAAGTCGTTCGACCACCGCACAACCGCAGGAATCGCTCCACACGTTGACGCTGGTTCGGGCCATATCCAACACTCGGTCAACCGCCAGAATGATGCCCTGCATTTCAACTGGCAATCCAACCGCTTGCAAGATGATCACCATCATCACCAAGCCGGCATGCGGAATGCCAGCGGCCCCCACACTGGCCAACAGCGCTGTAATCGCAACGATGATTTGCTGGGTCAGCGGTAGGTTCTGGCCGTAGTGCAACTGTGCAATGAACAGCACGGCGATCGCTTCATACAGCGCGGTGCCGTCCATATTGATCGTTGCACCAAGTGGCAACACGAATGATCCCGTCTCGTTGCTAATGCCAGCGCGGTTCTCGACGCTCGACATCGTTAGCGGCAGCGTGCCGTTGCTGCTAGCACTGCTGAACGCGGTCAGCAACGCCGGCGTCATAGCTTTGGCAAACGCAATCGGACTTTGCTTGGCAACGAACTTTAAGATCAGCGGCAACGTGATGCAGGCGTGAATGGCCAACGCGATCGTGACCGCAAGCACATACCAACCGAGCGACTTGAACACGCCGGCCCCCTGTGTCGCGGTGACATACGCGATCAAGAAAAACACGCCGGCAGGTGCCAATTTAATGATTGCGGTGGTCATCGCCATCATTACATCGAAACCTGCCTTGGCTGCGTTTTCGACCCGTTGGCCGGTGGCACCGCCGACTGACAACGTGAACAAACCGAACGCGATCGTGAACGCGATGATCGACAAGAAATTTGGCTCGACCAGTGCGCCAATGGGATTCGACGGGATCATGGCTTCGAGTTGCTGAAACAGAATCTCACCCAACGAAGCCGCTTCCTTCGCCTCGACCCGATTCGCAGCGATAGCGTTGCCCGTCAAACCGGGGCGAACAATGTTAACGACGACCAAACCCGTAGTGATCGCAAGCATACTGGTGGCGAGGTAATACAGAATCGTCCGTCGGAACATTCGCCCCACACCATCAGCGCCGCCGAGTCCCAAGATGCCCGTCAACAATGACGTGATGATCAGTGGCACAGCCACCATTTGCAGCATCCGCAAAAACAACCCGCCAAGCTTCTTGAACCAACCGCCCCATTTTTTGGCGGTGCTTTGGCCGTACGAATGATAGAGATCGGCGGCGACTGCATCCGTCTTTGCCAGTTCGTCGATCGTTCGGAAAGTGCTGTCGCCTTTCGCAAGCGGATTGACGATTCGCTGGACCGAGTCGCCCGCTTTGTCGACGTACTGGATCGTCGTTTGATCAGCAGTGTCTTCGATCGAAACCGACTGGACTCCGGCGGGCAGATCCGCCTGTAGCGAAATGCTTCGCGTTGATGCTCCCAAATTCAGCCCGACACCCAAAAGAGTGCCGGCAATCATGCCAATCAGGATTTGCCAGTGCAGAGCAAGACGCGACATGGTAGTGCTTTTTGTAGCCCCGCCAGGCCCTGACAGGGTGCTGCATGGTTTTCAACTCGACAGCTTGCGAAGCCTTGTCGGTCAGGGCCTGACCGGCATGCCAACGCATTCATCACTCAAAGCCACTGAACCCAAAAGCGACGATGGACTCGTCTGGCATTAACTACGGCATTCGCGAGCTCGAAATCACACTCCCGCTTGCGGCAGGGTCAAACCCCAAACTGTTTTCCGTACGATCCCTAAGCCTTGGCAGCTTTGACGACCGCCGCGGCGTTGATGCCAAAGTGAGCGTAGACTTGATCAAACGGGCCACTGGCACCATAGCCGCTCATGCCAACAAACTTGCCGTTTGAACCGATCCAACGATCCCAACTCATTCGGATACCGGCTTCGATCGCGACGCGATTGGTTACCGCCGGCGGCAATACTTCATCGCGATAGGCCTGAGTCTGATCGGCGAACAAGTCCATGCACGGCATGCTGACAATACGAACCTTCTTGCCTTCTTTCTTCAGCGTTTCAGCGGCTTCGACGCACATGCAAAGCTCGCTACCGCTACCCATCAGAATCACATCTGGCGTGCCGTCGCAGTCTTCCAAGACGTAGCCGCCCTTTGCACAACCCGACGCAGCAGCGTACTTGGTGCGATCAAGAGTCGGCATATTTTGACGCGACAGAACAAACGCCGATGGATTACGAGTCAGCGTCATCGCCTTGCGATAGCACTCGGCCACTTCGTTGGCGTCACCAGGGCGGAACACCATCATGCCGGGAATTGCGCGGCAGGCGGTCAGGTGCTCGACCGGTTGGTGAGTTGGTCCGTCTTCGCCGACACCGATCGAATCGTGAGTCAGGATGTAGATCACCGGCCGATGCATGATGCTTGCCAATCGCATCGCGCCACGCATGTAATCGGTAAAGACAAAGAACGTCGCACAGTACGACTTCAAGCCCGACAACGACAAACCGTTGGTGATACCGGCCATCGCGTGTTCGCGGATACCGAAGTGCAGATTGCGACCGGCGTACTTGCCAGGCAGAAATTCGCCGGCACCATCAAAGGTCAGATCCGACTTGTTGCTAGGTGCCAGGTCAGCCGAACCACCGATCATGAATGGGATGTTTTTGGCGATCGAGTTCAGCACTTTACCGCCGCTATTGCGAGTCGCATCGCCCTTTTCGCTGGCTTCAAAGACAGGGATGTCCTTGTCCCAACCGTCTGGCAATTCGCCTGCGAAGATCGATTTCAGCTCGCCCGCCTTGGTCGGTTCAGCCGACTGATACTTCGACCAAACGTCGCTCCATTTGGCGTAAGATTTCGCACCGTTTGCACCAATATTGTCGGCAAAGTGCTGCATCACTCCATCGGGAACGTAGAATTTTTCGTCAGCGGGCAATCCGTAAGAAGCTTTCGCTAATGCGACTTCGTCCCAGCCCAGCGGTGCACCGTGAGCGTTGTGAGTATTTTGCTTGTTCGGAGCGCCGTATCCGATGATGCTCTTGACGATGATCAGCGTCGGCTTGTCTTTGCAAGCTTTGAACTTTGCCACTGCTTTGTTAAGCGCGTCCAAGTCGTTAGCGTCGTCGACTTGCAACACGTTCCAGCCCAGACCCTTGAACTTGGTGCCCATGTCTTCGCTAAATGCGAGATCAGTATCGCCTTCGATCGTGATGCTGTTGTCGTCGTACAACCAACATAAGTTATCCAGTTTCAAGTGCCCGGCGACTGAAGCGGCTTCGCAAGCCACGCCTTCCATCATGTCACCGTCACTGCATAGGGCGAAGACGTTGTAATCGAACAGCGTCAAATCGGCGGTGTTGTAGTTCGCCGCCAACCACTTTTCGGCCATCGCCATTCCGACGCTATTACTTAGCCCGGCACCGAGCGGCCCGGTCGTGGTTTCGATGCCGGCAGCTTCTTCGAATTCAGGGTGGCCCGCACAAACGCTGCCGATTTGACGGAAAGTCTTGATGTCATCCAGCGTGATCGAGGGGGCACTGGTCGGCTTGCCAGTTTTTTTATCGACAGCTTTCACACCG is part of the Rubripirellula reticaptiva genome and harbors:
- the tkt gene encoding transketolase is translated as MSAKSNDIQNLAVDTIRALSMDAVQTANSGHPGTPMALAPIAYQLFNHEMQYDPAQPHWPGRDRFVLSCGHASMLLYSTLYLTGVKAVDKKTGKPTSAPSITLDDIKTFRQIGSVCAGHPEFEEAAGIETTTGPLGAGLSNSVGMAMAEKWLAANYNTADLTLFDYNVFALCSDGDMMEGVACEAASVAGHLKLDNLCWLYDDNSITIEGDTDLAFSEDMGTKFKGLGWNVLQVDDANDLDALNKAVAKFKACKDKPTLIIVKSIIGYGAPNKQNTHNAHGAPLGWDEVALAKASYGLPADEKFYVPDGVMQHFADNIGANGAKSYAKWSDVWSKYQSAEPTKAGELKSIFAGELPDGWDKDIPVFEASEKGDATRNSGGKVLNSIAKNIPFMIGGSADLAPSNKSDLTFDGAGEFLPGKYAGRNLHFGIREHAMAGITNGLSLSGLKSYCATFFVFTDYMRGAMRLASIMHRPVIYILTHDSIGVGEDGPTHQPVEHLTACRAIPGMMVFRPGDANEVAECYRKAMTLTRNPSAFVLSRQNMPTLDRTKYAAASGCAKGGYVLEDCDGTPDVILMGSGSELCMCVEAAETLKKEGKKVRIVSMPCMDLFADQTQAYRDEVLPPAVTNRVAIEAGIRMSWDRWIGSNGKFVGMSGYGASGPFDQVYAHFGINAAAVVKAAKA
- a CDS encoding dicarboxylate/amino acid:cation symporter, yielding MSRLALHWQILIGMIAGTLLGVGLNLGASTRSISLQADLPAGVQSVSIEDTADQTTIQYVDKAGDSVQRIVNPLAKGDSTFRTIDELAKTDAVAADLYHSYGQSTAKKWGGWFKKLGGLFLRMLQMVAVPLIITSLLTGILGLGGADGVGRMFRRTILYYLATSMLAITTGLVVVNIVRPGLTGNAIAANRVEAKEAASLGEILFQQLEAMIPSNPIGALVEPNFLSIIAFTIAFGLFTLSVGGATGQRVENAAKAGFDVMMAMTTAIIKLAPAGVFFLIAYVTATQGAGVFKSLGWYVLAVTIALAIHACITLPLILKFVAKQSPIAFAKAMTPALLTAFSSASSNGTLPLTMSSVENRAGISNETGSFVLPLGATINMDGTALYEAIAVLFIAQLHYGQNLPLTQQIIVAITALLASVGAAGIPHAGLVMMVIILQAVGLPVEMQGIILAVDRVLDMARTSVNVWSDSCGCAVVERLENGK
- a CDS encoding molybdopterin-binding domain-containing protein, yielding MNKSLTVCPFCPLHCDDIVLDSQNLTNGQCEIADKHFAAAQVGSVQVGSVQVGSVQVGSVQVGSVQVGSVQARIGDQAASRADVEAIRDQLIAKADKTTVAVSATSLSQSRWLAGLLRDGRIELTVDQTPTMAAMRSTIARDGNISATLGDVKKHADVVWAIGSPETEMPRIWERLECEPVSDATVGANELADRIFAVRNNSTSIGPDAQSIASAKYLAIVIGSSAFLPGEEIATAELLVKWVIDRNRETKSGSQRAVLLAIDPAATLRSVVGWQTNERLKPTSGPVDLRIGDANSATYPAKLQIGGIDPGTELAESYVVAPIPGIDFDDAVIRGDGTVTLPLEAVGKQQR
- the hemE gene encoding uroporphyrinogen decarboxylase; the protein is MPKAEADFNGLRIAALESRRAADLARMIRRSGGKDHVSPSMREVPIEPNRGAIDFAYRLMTGDINIVILTTGVGFRYLIKSIERHVDQKRFLESLSDVTTICRGPKPAAAMKEFGITTTHRVPEPNTWRELLQTIDQHVPIANQVVGLQEYGITNPSLVAGLEARGATVEPLRVYGWEFPEDVAPLEANVRALAAGQREVLLLTSAHQVVNMLRMAEQLDLVDALRSGLHRTVISSIGPTTTQMLEECDIHVDFEPSHPKMGHLVIESAARCEAMVASKRRLFASSPAYRSKPMNHPSDNSLFMRACRGESTERTPVWLMRQAGRYMAEYREVRAKQSFLELCANPTLCSEIMCTAVDRLKVDAAIIFSDLLPILVPMGFDLEFVAGDGPVIHNPVREASDLARVKGLDDPQSLDFVYETVRQTRADLPESIPLIGFAGAPFTLASYAIEGGGSRQYTNTKKLMRTDIGAWNALMEKLSAAITVYLNHQIDAGAQCVQLFDSWAGCLSAADYVEFVLPWMKQIIAGISPGVPLINFATGNPELQPLLRGDRRTVVGVDWRIGLDTAWQRIGHDCSVQGNMDPSVLLANPDVIRAQVAKVLQQADNRPGHIFNLGHGVLKETPVEHAIACVEAVKELSRREPPKS